From the Exiguobacterium marinum DSM 16307 genome, the window GATGAACGGAATTGTGTTATTCATGTGACCATATGGATCGCATTCAGAAAATCGAACTTTCACATCGAGCGCGATCCCTGCTTTGACACTTGTTTCCCAACCCGGCTCTCGAAAGTACTTGGTCATCGGCTCGCTTATGCCTCGACCGCAGAACCGGTGCGACCTTTGTCACTACCGAAGAACTGTTTGAACGAGTGAAGCGTCGTTTGACGGTTCATCGAAGCGATCGACGTCGTGAGCGGGATGCCTTTTGGACAAACTTCGACACAGTTTTGTGCGTTTCCGCACTGCATGATCCCACCGTCTTCCATGAGTGCCTCGAGGCGGTCTTCCGCGTGGAAGGCACCTGTTGGGTGTGAGTTGAAGAGACGGACTTGCGAAATGGCCGCTGGACCGATGAAGTCTGATTTGTCGTTCACGTTCGGACACGCTTCAAGACAAACCCCACAAGTCATACATTTCGATAGTTCGTATGCCCATTGACGTTTGTTCTCCGGCATACGCGGTCCTGGACCGAGGTCGTATGTGCCATCGATTGGAACCCATGCCTTCACTTTTTTCAACGCGTCGAACATACGTTGACGGTCGACTTGAAGGTCACGGATGACCGGGAACGTCTTCATCGGTGCAAGACGGATCGGTTGCTCAAGTTTATCAACGAGTGCCGTACACGACTGGCGTGGCTTCCCGTTGATGATCATCGAACAGGCACCACACACTTCTTCGAGACAGTTCATGTCCCAGTTGATCGGTGTCGTCTTGTCCCCGTTCGCATTGACCGGATTACGGCGGATTTCCATCAATGCCGAGATGACGTTCATGTTCGGACGGTACGGCACTGTGAATTCTTCTGTATACGTTGCTTGATCCGGTCCATCTTGACGTTCGATGATGAAGCGGATGTCTTTTTGTTCAGATTGCATTGGCGTCGTCATTTCGTCTTCGCCCCTTTCTTCGAGTAATCCCGTTTACGTGGCGGGATTAACGAAACATCGATTTCTTCATACGAGATATCGACTTCCCCATCTTTGTAACGTGCCATCGTCGTCTTCATGAACTGCTCATCATTACGTTCCGGGAATTCCGGCTTGTAATGAGCACCACGACTCTCGTCTCGCTTGAGGGCGCCGAGTGTGATGACGCGTGCGAGGTCGAGCATGTGGTCGAGTTGTCGAATGAACGATGCCCCTTGGTTGCTCCAACGTGCCGTATCCGTAGCCGAGATGTTATGGAAACGTTCACGCAATTCTTGGATTTTCTTGTCGGTCGCTTCAAGCTTGTCATTGTAGCGAACGACCGTGACGTTGTCCGTCATAAGTTCACCGAGTTCACGGTGGATTTGATACGCATTCTCTGTACCATCCATCGCGAGGATCTCATTGAAGCGCTCGATTTCTTCACGTTCGTTGAAGTTAAAGAGTGCGTCCGAGACGCTTTCTGTCGCTTGATCGAGACCACGCATATAGTTGACCGCCGCAGGACCGGCCTCCATTCCACCGTGAACGGCTGAAAGAAGAGAGTTTGCGCCGAGACGGTTCGCACCGTGCATCGAATAGTCACATTCACCGGCTGCGAAGAGTCCTGGTATATTTGTCATTTGGTCGTAGTCGACCCATAGTCCGCCCATTGAGTAGTGAACGGCAGGGAAAATCTTCATCGGTACTTTACGTGGGTCATCTCCTACGAACTTCTCGTAAATCTCGAGAATCCCACCAAGTTTGATATCGAGTTCTTTTGAATCTTTATGAGACAAGTCTAGATAGACCATGTTCTCGCCGTTGACTCCGAGTTTCTGATTGACACAAACATCGAAGATTTCACGCGTCGCGATGTCACGCGGTACGAGGTTTCCGTAAGCAGGATATTTTTCTTCGAGGAAGTACCATGGCTTCCCGTCTTTGTATGTCCAGACACGTCCGCCTTCCCCACGAGCCGATTCACTCATGAGACGAAGCTTGTCATCACCAGGAATCGCTGTCGGGTGAATTTGAATAAACTCCCCGTTCGCATAGACCGCGCCTTGGCGGTAAACCGCTGCCGCTGCTTGTCCTGTGTTGATGACCGAGTTTGTCGACTTCCCGAAGATGACCCCTGGACCACCTGTCGCCAAGATGACCGCGTCTGATGGGAACGCTTTAATTTCCATCGAGCGCAAATCCTGACAGACCGCACCGCGGCAGATTCCTTCTTCATCCACGATTGCACGAAGGAATTCCCAACCTTCATATTTCTCGACAAGACCTTGTGCCTCGTATCGGCGAACCTGCTCATCAAGCGCGTAGAGAAGTTGTTGCCCTGTTGTTGCTCCTGCATAGGCCGTACGGTGGTGAAGTGTTCCTCCGAAACGTCGGAAGTCTAAGAGCCCCTCAGGCGTACGGTTGAACATAACACCCATCCGGTCGAACATGTGAATGATTTTCGGAGCATTGTCCGCCATCTTTTGAACTGGCGGTTGGTTGGCGAGAAAGTCGCCTCCGTAAACCGTGTCGTCAAAATGTTGCCAAGGAGAATCGCCTTCTCCTTTCGTATTGACGGCTCCGTTGATGCCACCTTGGGCACAGACTGAATGTGAACGCTTGACCGGTACAAGCGAGAATAGTTTTACCGGAACACCCATCTCTGCCGACTTGATTGTCGCCATGAGTCCAGCTAGACCGCCTCCGATGACGATCAAACTTTGATTTGCCATGTAAAATTCCCCCTAATTACAAGATGCCTGCAAACGTCAAAATTGAACGGATGCCGACAAAAGATAGTGCCAAGAACACGACACCTGATACGTAGCTCATGAGACGTTGCGAACGAGGTGACTGTGTGATTCCCCATGTGATCGAGAACGACCAAAGACCGTTTGCGAAGTGGAACGTAGCCGAAAGGATTCCGACTATGTAAAAAATGAGCATGAGCGGGTTGTCGACGATGTTTTGCATCATCTCCGCATTGACTTCAACGCCACGTAACTTCGCAAGGCGCGTTTCCCAAACGTGCCACGAGATGAAGATCACGAGGAAGACTCCTGTGAAGCGTTGTAAGATGTACATCCAGTTGCGTGCGTATGAATAGCGGTTCGAGTTGATCGATCCAAGAAACGCATAGTACACGCCGTACACTCCATGGAAAATCATCGGCAATGCGATAATCGTCACTTCAAGGAAGTACAGATACGGTAAGTTCTCCATAAATTTTGCTGCTTTGTTGAATGACTCCACTCCATCGACGATGTAGTAGTTGACCGACAAGTGAACGATCAAAAACAAACCGATTGGAATGACCCCAAGTAGCGAATGGACTTTACGACTAAAATAGTCACGATGCGCTGCCATTCTAGTTCCCCCTTTTCACGAGCATTGGCTCGTTTTGTCAATAAAAGCGTTTTCAAATGCAGATATAGCTTTCTGTCTTTTATTCTACTCTTGTGAAATTTGTATGACAAGACAACCTAGCCGATTTGTGCCACATTCTTTTCAAAAATTCAGGATGACCAAATTCCGATTGGTCGTTATAATAATATAGAGAGATTGGAGTGATGGGATATAATGGAAACGATGAGCCAACCAATTTTCGCGATTGAACTTCTTCGCGACTATGTGTTGACGGACTTGCTAGGTGAAGATTACGCCCAAGTCATCTATTGGTCAGGGAAACGGGTCGCCCGTAAATTCCCGACGATGTCTGACGATGAACTGATTGCTTTCTTCGCAGAGGCAGGTTGGGGCGAGTTAACACTCAAGAAGGAACGAGGGAGTAAATTTACATATGAATTGACCCCACCACCTGCGACTCAAGCTAAAGCGACAGGCTACTATCAACTAGAAGCCGGGTTTTTAGCCGAACAGATTGCAGGTCGTTTCCAGTGTGTTGCAGAAGGCTACGCCGATCCCGCTCGAAAAGCCGTCCAAATCACCGTCCAACTAGACCAGAAAGACGATTACAAATAAGAGTCGATGCCCTCCGCATCGACTCTTATTTTTGTTTCTGCTGAAGTTGTCGACGCATATATCGACGAAATTCATCAAGTTCTTGTGGATGAAACGTCACGACCTCTACTTCATATCCTTGAGTCGCCTTACGTATGACATCGACGATATTTTCTGGGAAATGTCCGTTCTTCAACAACCAACCGAGCGTTTCACATTTTCAACTCTCTCATTCATCCGTCTCCTCATGTACATATTGAAGCACGGTCTCCGCTAATTTTTCAGGTAGTCCTGCTTCCTTCAATTGTTCAAGCGATGCCAGACGGATTTGCTTCATCGAACCGAAATGGCGGATGAGCTGTTGACGACGCTTCGGACCGACACCCGGAATCTCATCTAGTATCGACTTCGTCATTTTCTTCGTCCGCAAGCTGCGGTGGAAGGTGATGGCGAAACGGTGGACCTCATCTTGCATCCGCTGCAACAGATAAAACGCACTCGACCGTGGATGGAGCTCGACGACAGCACCACTTTCTCCGAACAACAGTTGGCTCGTCCGATGTCGGTCATCCTTTTTGAGCGAGCCGACCGGTAAGTCGAGCCCGAACTCGTTTTGGATGACGTCGAGCGCCGCATTCAATTGCCCGATCCCCCCATCGATCAACAGAAGATCTGGCAGTCGCTTCTCTTCCGTCAACAAGCGGCGGAACCGTCGACGGACGACTTCACGCATCGTCTCGTAGTCATCCGGCCCTTGGACGGTTCGAATCTTATACTTCCGATATTCTTTCTTAAGTGGCTTCCCGTCCTCGAAGACGACGAGCGCTGACACGGCGTCCGCCCCTTGAATGTTCGCGTTATCGATGATATCGACGCGTGACAAGTTCGGTATGCCGATGGCTTCTCCGAGTTCTCGCATCGCGAGTAACGTGCGCTCTTCGTCACGGGCAAGTAGCTCGAACTTCTCGTTCAACGCAATCGTCGCATTCTTCGTCGCCAAATCAAGCAACTGTTTCTTTGCCCCACGTTTCGGTTGCATCACTTTCGTACCAAGCGCTTCGTTTAGAAGATCGAGCCGAACCGTCTCCGGAACAAGAATCTCTTTCGGGACGACGTTTTGCTCATAAAACTGCACGATGAAACTTTCGAGTTCTTCAGAAGGTTCTCCGTGCATCGGGAAGAGCGAGACGTCTCGCTCAATCATCTTGCCCCCACGCATATAAAACACTTGGACGCACATCCAGCCTCGGTCGAGCGTATAGCCGAAGACGTCACGCGCTGTCGGGTCGGCCGTGATCATATTCTGTTTGTTCATGATCGATTCGACCGCTCGAATCTGGTCGCGCAGTTCAGCTGCCCGTTCGAATTGCATCTCCTCAGCGGCATGTCCCATCTCGACGTTCAGCTTCTTGAGCGTCTCACTCGTCTCGCCGTTCAAGAAGCGCCGGATTTCATTGACGATCTCTTTTTGCGAATCCGTGTCAATCGCTAGTTCACATGGTCCTAGGCATTGGCCGATATGATAATACAGACAGAGTTTCTTTGGCATCGGCTGACACTTCCGGAGCGGATACAGTTTATCGAGGAGACGTTTCGTCTCATTCGCCGCATAGGCGTTCGGATACGGTCCAAAATAATGTCCGCCGTCTTTCTTCAAGTTCCGTGTCGTCAAGAGCCGCGGATACGGTTCATTCGTGATCTTGATATACGGGTACGTTTTATCATCTTTCAAACGGATATTGTACTTCGGGTCGTGCTTTTTGATGAGTGTCATCTCAAGCAGGAGGGCCTCGAGTTCGCTCGCCGTCACGATGTATTCAAAGTCACGAATCTCGGCGACGAGGCGCATCGTCTTGATGTCGTGGGCGCCCGTGAAATAAGAGCGGACCCGATTCTTCAAGTTTTTCGCTTTACCGACATAAATGACCTCGCCGTATTCATTTTTATGCAGATAGCATCCCGGTTCATCCGGAAGTAGCGCTAATTTATGTTTTATGTGGTCGCTATGACTCAATTCCATTCACCTCAGTTTAGCTTCCTCCTAGACGGGAAAAAGAGTGTGATATCTCGTCAGAGGAGGATTTTATATTATGAAACGATACGATGTCATTATTATTGGGAGCGGGTCTGCCGCGAGCCAAGCCGCCACGATTTTACACGATGCCGGTAAAGAGATCGCCATTATTGAAAATTGGACGTTCGGGGGAACGTGTCCTCAACGCGGGTGTGATCCGAAAAAAATGCTTGCCGAAGGGGCCGAACTACTCGCCCGTGCCGAGCGTATGCGCGAACTTGGCGTAGAAGGCAGCCTCTCACTCGATTGGTCATCCTTCAAAAAGCGGATTGATGAATACCGCTTCTCGATTCCTACGTCTAAGACGCAACATTGGAACGAGATGAACATCGATTTATATCAAGGAGAACCTCACTTTATCGATAAAGACTCAATCGTCATCGATGGTCACGAACTTTCTGCCCCTCAATTTTTGATTGCGACAGGTCAAACGCCCCGTCCTCTTGATATCCCAGGGGGCGAACATGCCATCACGAGTGATGATGTGTTCGACCTCGAATCGTTACCAAAATCGATTCACATTGTCGGGGCCGGTTATATCGCCTTTGAATTCGCTCATATTTTCCGACGTTTCGGAAGCGAAGTGACACTCCTCATACGTTCACGTGCATTGAAAGCATTCGACCCGAACGTCGTCCACCGACTCGTCGAGGAATCGAAGCATATCGGCATTACCGTCCGACATGACGTTGAGCCAACTAGAATTGATGGGAACATCTTAACGTTATCAGATGACTCTACCCTTGAAGGAGTGGTCCTTAACGCCACCGGACGAATCCCGAGCATCGAGCGACTCCACCTCGATACGGCTGGAGTCGAAACAGACCACGACGGTGTACATGTGAACGGTTATCTTCAGACGAGCAATCCAAATATTTATGCAGCTGGCGACGTCGCCAGCAGTCCGAACCCGGCGCTCACACCGTTTGCTGGTCAGGAAGGACGCCTCGCCGCATTGAACATGCTTCATGGGAATACACGGGCACTCCCGGAGCGTCCGGCACCGACAATCGTCTTTACAACGCCACCAATTGCCAAGGTCGGACTGACCGTTGAGGAAGCGGAAGCTGAAGGGATTGACTTTGAGGTGAAAGAGACTGATATGTCGCACTTCCTCACCTACTCGCGCATCAATGACGCGACCGCCTATACGAAAGTATTATTGAGTGCAGACGATCACGTAATCGGGGCACATGTAATCGGACATCATGCGCCGGAACTCATCAATCTGTTCTCTTTCATTATACAGAACAAACTGTCGCATCAACACGTCAAACACTTAGAGGTCGCCTATCCGACCGCCGCTTCCGACCTCACCTATCTCATCTAAACAAAAGACGGGACTCGCCTCGTGGCGAATCCCGTCTTTTTCTCATTCGATTCCTTTATCTTTATCTTCTTTCAGTGCGTCTTGTAACGACTTCTCCCAAAGCGGGACCCCTTTCGCGTGGGCTGCACGCGAAATGAGGTGCCCGCCAACGGGAGCCGTCAAGAGGACGAAGAAGAGACCGAGCAAGAGTCTTGCGTCAAATACCCGTTCATCGACATATACGTGAAGGACGGCCGCAAA encodes:
- the sdhB gene encoding succinate dehydrogenase iron-sulfur subunit, which produces MQSEQKDIRFIIERQDGPDQATYTEEFTVPYRPNMNVISALMEIRRNPVNANGDKTTPINWDMNCLEEVCGACSMIINGKPRQSCTALVDKLEQPIRLAPMKTFPVIRDLQVDRQRMFDALKKVKAWVPIDGTYDLGPGPRMPENKRQWAYELSKCMTCGVCLEACPNVNDKSDFIGPAAISQVRLFNSHPTGAFHAEDRLEALMEDGGIMQCGNAQNCVEVCPKGIPLTTSIASMNRQTTLHSFKQFFGSDKGRTGSAVEA
- the sdhA gene encoding succinate dehydrogenase flavoprotein subunit codes for the protein MANQSLIVIGGGLAGLMATIKSAEMGVPVKLFSLVPVKRSHSVCAQGGINGAVNTKGEGDSPWQHFDDTVYGGDFLANQPPVQKMADNAPKIIHMFDRMGVMFNRTPEGLLDFRRFGGTLHHRTAYAGATTGQQLLYALDEQVRRYEAQGLVEKYEGWEFLRAIVDEEGICRGAVCQDLRSMEIKAFPSDAVILATGGPGVIFGKSTNSVINTGQAAAAVYRQGAVYANGEFIQIHPTAIPGDDKLRLMSESARGEGGRVWTYKDGKPWYFLEEKYPAYGNLVPRDIATREIFDVCVNQKLGVNGENMVYLDLSHKDSKELDIKLGGILEIYEKFVGDDPRKVPMKIFPAVHYSMGGLWVDYDQMTNIPGLFAAGECDYSMHGANRLGANSLLSAVHGGMEAGPAAVNYMRGLDQATESVSDALFNFNEREEIERFNEILAMDGTENAYQIHRELGELMTDNVTVVRYNDKLEATDKKIQELRERFHNISATDTARWSNQGASFIRQLDHMLDLARVITLGALKRDESRGAHYKPEFPERNDEQFMKTTMARYKDGEVDISYEEIDVSLIPPRKRDYSKKGAKTK
- a CDS encoding succinate dehydrogenase cytochrome b558 subunit, which encodes MAAHRDYFSRKVHSLLGVIPIGLFLIVHLSVNYYIVDGVESFNKAAKFMENLPYLYFLEVTIIALPMIFHGVYGVYYAFLGSINSNRYSYARNWMYILQRFTGVFLVIFISWHVWETRLAKLRGVEVNAEMMQNIVDNPLMLIFYIVGILSATFHFANGLWSFSITWGITQSPRSQRLMSYVSGVVFLALSFVGIRSILTFAGIL
- a CDS encoding YslB family protein — its product is MSQPIFAIELLRDYVLTDLLGEDYAQVIYWSGKRVARKFPTMSDDELIAFFAEAGWGELTLKKERGSKFTYELTPPPATQAKATGYYQLEAGFLAEQIAGRFQCVAEGYADPARKAVQITVQLDQKDDYK
- the uvrC gene encoding excinuclease ABC subunit UvrC, which codes for MELSHSDHIKHKLALLPDEPGCYLHKNEYGEVIYVGKAKNLKNRVRSYFTGAHDIKTMRLVAEIRDFEYIVTASELEALLLEMTLIKKHDPKYNIRLKDDKTYPYIKITNEPYPRLLTTRNLKKDGGHYFGPYPNAYAANETKRLLDKLYPLRKCQPMPKKLCLYYHIGQCLGPCELAIDTDSQKEIVNEIRRFLNGETSETLKKLNVEMGHAAEEMQFERAAELRDQIRAVESIMNKQNMITADPTARDVFGYTLDRGWMCVQVFYMRGGKMIERDVSLFPMHGEPSEELESFIVQFYEQNVVPKEILVPETVRLDLLNEALGTKVMQPKRGAKKQLLDLATKNATIALNEKFELLARDEERTLLAMRELGEAIGIPNLSRVDIIDNANIQGADAVSALVVFEDGKPLKKEYRKYKIRTVQGPDDYETMREVVRRRFRRLLTEEKRLPDLLLIDGGIGQLNAALDVIQNEFGLDLPVGSLKKDDRHRTSQLLFGESGAVVELHPRSSAFYLLQRMQDEVHRFAITFHRSLRTKKMTKSILDEIPGVGPKRRQQLIRHFGSMKQIRLASLEQLKEAGLPEKLAETVLQYVHEETDE
- a CDS encoding dihydrolipoyl dehydrogenase family protein — translated: MKRYDVIIIGSGSAASQAATILHDAGKEIAIIENWTFGGTCPQRGCDPKKMLAEGAELLARAERMRELGVEGSLSLDWSSFKKRIDEYRFSIPTSKTQHWNEMNIDLYQGEPHFIDKDSIVIDGHELSAPQFLIATGQTPRPLDIPGGEHAITSDDVFDLESLPKSIHIVGAGYIAFEFAHIFRRFGSEVTLLIRSRALKAFDPNVVHRLVEESKHIGITVRHDVEPTRIDGNILTLSDDSTLEGVVLNATGRIPSIERLHLDTAGVETDHDGVHVNGYLQTSNPNIYAAGDVASSPNPALTPFAGQEGRLAALNMLHGNTRALPERPAPTIVFTTPPIAKVGLTVEEAEAEGIDFEVKETDMSHFLTYSRINDATAYTKVLLSADDHVIGAHVIGHHAPELINLFSFIIQNKLSHQHVKHLEVAYPTAASDLTYLI
- the mnhG gene encoding monovalent cation/H(+) antiporter subunit G, with the protein product MTATMIFDLITGIFTIIGVFFTVVAAIGLIRLPDIYSRTHAASKSATLGVMFVLFAAVLHVYVDERVFDARLLLGLFFVLLTAPVGGHLISRAAHAKGVPLWEKSLQDALKEDKDKGIE